Genomic segment of Xanthobacter dioxanivorans:
AGCCGGCGGGCATGCTCGGCGTCCTTGGCGCGGGCGATCACCACGGCAGCCCCCCAGTGCCGCCGCACCGCGGCCACCATGCGCTCGGCCGCGCTCGGGGCGTCGAGCGTCACGACGAACGCCTGCGCCCCTTCCGCGCCCAGCCGCTCAAGGATCTCCGCGCGGCCGGCATCGCCGAAATAGACGGGCCGGCCCGCCGCCCGCTCCTGCGCCACCCGGCGCGGATCGTTGTCGACCGCCACGAACGGCACGCCCTCCTCTTCCAGCACCTGCGCCACCAGCCGCCCCACCCGCCCGAAGCCGCCGACCACCACCAGCGCGCTGGCGACCGGTGCCTCGCCGGCCGCCAGATCGCCGTGCGCCTTTTCATCCAGCCGGCGGCCCACCAGCACGCCGAGCCGCGCCAGGAGGGGGGTGGTGGCAAGGCTCAGCCCCACCACCGCCACCAGCACGCCGGCATCGCCCGCCGCGAGCGTGCCCCGCGCCGACAAAAGGCCGAGCACAACGAAGGCGAACTCCCCGGTCTGGGCAAGGAGGATGGCCGATTCCGCGGCGATGGGCTGGCCCACGCGCATGATGCGCGCGGCGAGATAGGAGAAGGCACTCTTGACCACGAGCAAGGCGAGGGTCGCCCCCAGCACCGCCGGCAGGCGCGGCAGCACGGCGGCGAAATCCACGCTCATGCCCACGGTGACGAAGAACACGCCGACCAGCAGGCCCTTGAACGGCTCCAGGTCCACCTCGATCTGGTGGCGATAGGCGGTTTCCGACAGCATCATGCCCGACAGGAACGCCCCCAGCGCGGCGGAAAGGCCGGCGGCATGGGTGAGCGCGGACGAGCCCACCACCACCACCAGGGTGATCGCCATAATCAGCTCGCGCGAGCGGGTGGAGGCGGCGGCCGCCACCAGCGGCGCCAGCACGAAGCGGCCGGCCACCAGGATCAGCGCCACGGCGCCGGCGGCCTTTGCCAGCGCGGCGGCGGCGAGCGCGAAGACGCTGCCGCCCTCCTTCCCCAGCAGTTCCGCCGAGAGCAGGATCGGCGCCACCATCAGGTCCTGGAACAGCAGCACCGCGATGACCAGCTGCCCGAGGGGGCGAGGGAGCGGTGCTGGTCGCGCAGCAGCTGTCCGACCACCGCGGTGGACGACAGCGCCAGCGCGAAGCCCACCACCAGGGCCACTCCGGCATCGTGATCGGCCCCCAGCGCCGCGCCGGTGGCGAGGGCGGCGCCGCAGAAGAGCACCTGAAGGCACCCCACGCCGAACACCTCGCGCCGCAGCGCCCACAGACGCGGCGCCGAAAATTCGAGGCCGAGCAGGAAGAGGAGGAAGACCACGCCCAGCTCGCCGAAGGGCGCCACCCGCTCAGGACTGGAGATGGTGACGAAGCGGATCGCCGGCAGGCTCTCGGCGAGGCGACCGAGCCCGTGCGGGCCGAGGATCGCGCCCACGGCGATGAAGCCCACCACGGCCCCGATGCGCGCGCGGTGGAACAGCGGCACCAGCACCCCGGCCGCGAGCAGATAGACGAACGCATCCTTGAGGAGAGTGTCGTTCACATCCCGCTCCAGTCGTCCGTCACGCCACGCTCCCGAAGCTCTCGACCCACCCGCCCGGCCGGGCGACCGCGCCTGGGACAGGACAGCTGCGTCCCCGGACATCCATCCCACGCATCATGCCCGGTGCCCCCTGGTCCTTGCCCGATGCCCCCTGCCGGAGCATCGCAGCCGGCCCGTGCGGCGGGAGGCAAGAGGAATGCGCGCATGCGCGGCGGCGGATTGTTCACATACCCCCTGAATCACCCCGCACGCCACGCCCGTGTCGCCCGGCCCGATCCCGGCCGCTACCGCGACGCACCGCGGCCGAATGCCCGGATGCCGCACGATGATCGTGCCCCCTGCATCGCGACTGAAAGCCGCCGGCGCCGTGGGGGCAGACCGATGCGGGCCTCCTGCAACAACCAGCGCGCGCCCATTCCCCCCCGAGGCACTTCCTTCCCGGGGCAGTTCCCCCCGGAACACTTCCCCG
This window contains:
- a CDS encoding NAD-binding protein, yielding MLVAVVGLSLATTPLLARLGVLVGRRLDEKAHGDLAAGEAPVASALVVVGGFGRVGRLVAQVLEEEGVPFVAVDNDPRRVAQERAAGRPVYFGDAGRAEILERLGAEGAQAFVVTLDAPSAAERMVAAVRRHWGAAVVIARAKDAEHARRLSALGVADVTPEATEASLQLAARLLAALGLPEDVVAARIERTRDAVRREIERGTTNDGA